The Geotalea uraniireducens Rf4 genome window below encodes:
- a CDS encoding winged helix-turn-helix domain-containing protein: MKTILVIEDERDLAELIAFNLEKEGYRPLIALDGVSGLEAARSNPPDLILLDLMLPGLMGTEICKLLKKNEKTAAIPIIMLTAKGEEIDRVVGFEVGADDYMVKPFSTRELLLRVKAVLRRTMPEKAQGKCITIGLVTIDTERHMVSVAGEEIVLTTTEFKLLLNLAERLGRVQSRDLLLQNVWGYNYVGDTRTVDTHVTRLRTKLGEAGEMIKTVRGFGYKMEE; encoded by the coding sequence ATGAAGACCATACTCGTGATCGAAGACGAACGGGACCTGGCGGAACTGATAGCCTTCAACCTGGAAAAGGAAGGATACCGGCCGCTCATCGCCCTTGACGGTGTTTCCGGCCTGGAAGCCGCGCGCAGCAATCCTCCCGACCTCATTCTCCTGGATCTGATGCTTCCCGGCCTGATGGGGACCGAGATCTGCAAGCTCCTGAAGAAGAATGAAAAAACCGCCGCCATTCCGATCATCATGCTGACCGCCAAGGGGGAGGAGATAGACCGGGTCGTCGGTTTTGAAGTGGGCGCGGACGATTACATGGTGAAACCTTTCTCCACCCGGGAGTTGTTACTGCGGGTCAAGGCGGTGCTGCGCCGCACCATGCCGGAAAAAGCGCAGGGAAAGTGCATCACCATCGGCCTCGTCACCATCGACACCGAACGGCACATGGTCAGCGTTGCCGGCGAAGAGATTGTCCTCACGACCACCGAATTCAAGCTGCTCCTCAACCTGGCCGAGCGCCTGGGGCGCGTGCAGAGCCGTGACCTCCTGCTGCAAAACGTCTGGGGATACAATTATGTGGGGGATACCCGGACGGTGGACACCCATGTGACAAGGCTCAGGACCAAACTCGGCGAGGCAGGAGAAATGATCAAGACCGTGCGTGGTTTCGGCTACAAGATGGAGGAATAA
- a CDS encoding AMP-binding protein, whose protein sequence is MSRQLEFTMGGLLDHIAQQFPDNEALIYVERGLRYSYREFNEVCRQVAKGLLKMGIKKGDNLSIWAYNVPEWVILQFATAKIGAVLVTVNTSYKSAELEYILKQSDSNTLFLVQGFKDTDYVATLLDVAPELATSRPGELQAANLPCLKNVVFLGEGSHAGMVDFTGIMELGKDVSDAELAAVESTLDRHDVINMQYTSGTTGFPKGVMLTHFNVINNGFNIGECMRFTDKDRLCIPVPFFHCFGCVLGVMACVTHGSAMVPVEIFDPLKVLQAIEKERCTAVHGVPTMFIAELEHPEFPKFDLKSLRSGIMAGSNCPIEVMKRVIRDMNASEITIAYGQTESSPVITQTRTDDAIELRVATVGRALPDVEVKIVDIETGNELPPGKQGELCTRGYLVMKGYYNMPEETAKVIDADGWLHTGDLAVMDENGYCKITGRIKNMIIRGGENIYPREIEEFLYTLPKVSDVQVYGVPDRKYGEQVMAAIVLKKGVTMTEEEAREFCRGRIANYKIPKYVKFVDSYPMTASGKIQKFKLREMAIRELQLEDAGETA, encoded by the coding sequence ATGTCACGGCAGCTTGAATTTACTATGGGAGGTTTGTTGGATCATATTGCGCAGCAATTCCCTGATAACGAAGCCTTGATTTATGTTGAGAGGGGCCTTCGTTATTCCTATCGGGAATTCAACGAGGTCTGCCGTCAGGTGGCCAAGGGGCTGCTCAAGATGGGAATTAAAAAGGGAGATAACCTCTCAATCTGGGCCTATAACGTTCCTGAGTGGGTCATCCTCCAGTTTGCCACTGCCAAGATCGGCGCTGTACTGGTGACCGTCAACACCAGCTACAAGTCTGCGGAGCTGGAGTATATATTAAAGCAGTCCGATTCGAATACGCTGTTCCTCGTCCAGGGGTTCAAAGACACCGACTATGTGGCGACCCTTCTGGATGTGGCGCCTGAGTTGGCAACCAGCAGGCCGGGCGAGCTTCAGGCTGCAAATCTTCCCTGTTTAAAGAATGTGGTTTTTCTTGGTGAGGGGAGCCACGCCGGCATGGTTGATTTTACCGGTATCATGGAACTGGGCAAGGACGTGTCCGATGCCGAGCTGGCCGCAGTGGAATCAACCCTTGACCGCCACGACGTGATCAATATGCAGTACACATCAGGAACCACCGGTTTTCCCAAGGGTGTCATGCTGACCCACTTCAACGTCATCAATAATGGTTTCAACATCGGCGAATGCATGCGGTTCACCGACAAGGACCGCCTCTGCATCCCGGTGCCGTTCTTCCACTGCTTCGGTTGCGTGCTTGGGGTCATGGCCTGCGTTACCCACGGCTCCGCCATGGTGCCGGTGGAGATCTTCGATCCGCTCAAGGTGCTCCAGGCCATTGAAAAGGAGCGCTGTACCGCCGTACATGGCGTTCCGACCATGTTCATCGCCGAACTGGAACACCCCGAGTTTCCGAAATTCGACCTGAAAAGCTTGCGAAGCGGGATCATGGCGGGCTCCAACTGTCCGATCGAGGTGATGAAGCGGGTCATTCGCGATATGAACGCCTCGGAAATAACGATTGCCTATGGTCAGACCGAATCTTCTCCGGTAATCACCCAGACCCGCACCGATGATGCCATTGAGCTGAGGGTTGCCACGGTCGGTCGGGCGCTCCCTGACGTGGAGGTTAAGATTGTCGATATCGAGACGGGCAACGAGCTCCCCCCCGGCAAGCAGGGAGAACTGTGCACCCGCGGCTACCTGGTGATGAAAGGGTATTACAATATGCCGGAAGAAACGGCCAAGGTGATTGATGCCGACGGCTGGCTGCATACCGGCGACCTGGCGGTGATGGATGAGAATGGTTACTGCAAGATCACCGGCCGGATAAAGAACATGATTATCCGCGGCGGCGAGAACATCTATCCCCGCGAGATCGAGGAATTCCTTTACACCCTTCCGAAGGTCTCCGATGTGCAGGTCTACGGTGTTCCTGACCGCAAGTACGGCGAGCAAGTGATGGCGGCCATTGTCCTGAAGAAAGGTGTGACGATGACCGAGGAAGAGGCGCGGGAGTTCTGCCGGGGCAGGATAGCCAACTACAAGATACCGAAATATGTGAAATTCGTTGATTCCTATCCCATGACCGCATCTGGCAAGATTCAGAAATTCAAGCTGCGGGAGATGGCAATCCGCGAGTTGCAACTGGAGGATGCCGGTGAAACGGCATAA
- a CDS encoding M24 family metallopeptidase, translating to MRITPAEELAYRCKRLQHFMVEEGLDAVIMLQNADLFYFTGTIQAGNLYVPAEGEPLYMVRKDFMRARMECGLKEVVPFSSMKDLPALLAGYGYPVPARIGMELDVLPVNFFDRYQKVFPAARFSDATPSIRKVRMIKTHYEIHLLQDAANQVDKVNSRVKEVVREGMTDLELAAELEYTARREGHQGLVRMRAFNGEMVYAHVFSGPDTAVPAYLDTPLGGMGLNPSFGQGAGYNRIERNEPIIVDFAGSFDGYLVDQTRIFAIGGLSDKLKKGYEDMLKIQERMMALAPERPTWGRIYEECLDLAVELGYAESFMGRRGAQVSFIGHGLGIEIDEYPFLAKGFNDMTLEPGMVFAFEPKVVFPGEGAIGIENTFYLTESGLKQLTFSDQKLIIL from the coding sequence ATGCGTATCACACCTGCTGAGGAACTTGCGTACCGGTGCAAACGACTGCAGCATTTCATGGTTGAGGAGGGACTGGATGCGGTGATCATGCTGCAGAACGCCGATCTCTTCTATTTTACCGGCACCATACAGGCCGGCAATCTCTATGTCCCGGCTGAAGGAGAGCCGCTTTACATGGTGCGCAAGGATTTCATGCGGGCGCGGATGGAATGCGGATTGAAGGAGGTGGTGCCGTTCAGCTCCATGAAGGACCTTCCCGCACTTCTTGCCGGTTACGGCTATCCTGTGCCTGCGCGGATCGGGATGGAACTGGACGTGCTGCCGGTCAACTTTTTCGACCGTTACCAAAAGGTCTTTCCAGCAGCCCGGTTCAGTGATGCCACCCCCAGTATCCGCAAGGTGCGGATGATCAAGACCCATTATGAGATACATTTGCTTCAGGATGCTGCCAACCAGGTGGACAAGGTCAACAGCAGGGTGAAAGAGGTGGTCCGCGAGGGTATGACCGACCTTGAGCTTGCCGCAGAGCTTGAATACACTGCCAGGAGAGAGGGGCATCAGGGTCTCGTCAGGATGCGGGCTTTCAATGGAGAAATGGTTTATGCCCATGTGTTTTCCGGCCCTGATACCGCGGTTCCGGCCTACCTGGACACGCCTCTCGGCGGTATGGGGCTGAATCCCAGCTTCGGCCAGGGGGCCGGATACAATAGAATAGAAAGAAATGAACCGATTATTGTCGATTTTGCTGGCAGTTTTGATGGCTATCTGGTGGATCAGACACGGATATTTGCCATTGGCGGGTTGTCCGATAAGCTGAAGAAAGGTTATGAGGACATGTTGAAGATCCAGGAACGGATGATGGCGCTTGCACCCGAGAGGCCGACCTGGGGGCGGATTTACGAGGAATGCCTGGACCTGGCAGTGGAGCTTGGCTATGCGGAAAGCTTCATGGGCCGCAGGGGGGCGCAGGTTTCTTTCATCGGCCACGGCCTTGGTATCGAGATTGATGAATATCCGTTTCTGGCGAAGGGGTTCAATGACATGACCCTGGAACCGGGAATGGTCTTTGCCTTCGAGCCGAAGGTGGTGTTTCCCGGCGAGGGAGCAATCGGCATCGAAAACACCTTTTACCTCACCGAAAGCGGTCTGAAGCAGCTTACCTTTTCCGACCAGAAATTAATAATTTTATAA
- a CDS encoding citrate (Si)-synthase — MALKETLKQKIEAHRPRTTRLVKEFGKVIIDQVTIDQCIGGARDIRSLVTDISYLDPQEGIRFRGKTIPETFAALPKADGSKYPTVESFWYFLLTGDVPTQAQVDEVVAEWKTRQEVPQYVFDAIRALPRESHPMVMLSVGILALQKDSKFAGFYNSGKFNKMTAWESVYEDASDIVARIPIIAAFIYNLKFRGDKQIAIDPKLDMGANFAHMIGQSEEYKDVARMYFILHSDHESGNVSAHTTHLVHSALSDPYYAYSAGLNGLAGPLHGLANQEVLDWTMKFQEKYCKGVEPTKELVTKALWDTLNAGQVIPGYGHAVLRKTDPRYMSQREFCLNTPGLKDDPLFKLVAMIFEVAPGVLTEHGKTKNPWPNVDAQSGVIQWYYGLKEWDFYTVLFGVGRALGCMANITWDRGLGYAIERPKSVTTDMLEKWAEEGGRKF, encoded by the coding sequence ATGGCACTTAAGGAAACCCTGAAGCAGAAGATTGAGGCACATCGTCCCCGCACTACCCGACTCGTGAAGGAATTCGGCAAGGTCATCATCGACCAGGTAACCATCGACCAATGCATCGGCGGCGCCCGCGACATCCGCAGCCTTGTTACCGACATCTCCTACCTGGATCCCCAGGAAGGGATACGCTTCCGCGGCAAGACCATCCCCGAGACGTTTGCCGCCCTGCCAAAGGCTGACGGCTCCAAGTATCCGACCGTCGAGTCCTTCTGGTACTTCCTCCTGACCGGCGATGTTCCGACCCAGGCTCAGGTGGATGAAGTCGTGGCCGAGTGGAAAACGCGTCAGGAAGTTCCCCAGTACGTGTTTGACGCGATCCGCGCCCTGCCTCGTGAAAGCCATCCGATGGTTATGCTTTCCGTCGGTATCCTGGCCCTGCAGAAAGATTCCAAGTTCGCCGGTTTCTACAATTCGGGCAAGTTCAACAAGATGACTGCCTGGGAATCAGTATACGAAGATGCCAGCGATATCGTTGCTCGCATCCCCATCATCGCTGCTTTCATCTACAACCTGAAGTTCAGGGGCGACAAGCAGATCGCTATCGATCCGAAACTGGACATGGGCGCCAACTTCGCCCACATGATCGGCCAGAGTGAAGAGTACAAGGACGTTGCCCGTATGTACTTCATCCTGCACTCCGACCACGAGTCCGGAAACGTTTCAGCCCACACCACTCATCTGGTGCACTCCGCCCTTTCCGACCCCTACTATGCGTACTCAGCCGGTCTGAACGGTCTGGCAGGTCCGCTGCACGGTCTTGCCAATCAGGAAGTTCTCGACTGGACCATGAAGTTCCAGGAGAAGTACTGCAAAGGCGTCGAGCCCACTAAAGAACTCGTCACCAAGGCACTGTGGGATACCCTCAATGCCGGTCAGGTTATTCCGGGTTACGGCCACGCCGTTCTTCGCAAGACCGATCCGCGCTACATGTCACAGCGTGAGTTCTGCCTCAACACCCCCGGCCTCAAGGACGATCCGCTCTTCAAACTGGTTGCCATGATCTTTGAAGTTGCTCCGGGCGTCCTCACCGAGCACGGCAAAACCAAAAACCCTTGGCCGAACGTTGATGCCCAGTCCGGCGTCATCCAGTGGTACTACGGCCTCAAAGAGTGGGACTTCTACACCGTCCTGTTCGGCGTCGGCCGCGCACTGGGCTGCATGGCCAACATCACTTGGGACCGCGGCCTCGGCTACGCTATCGAGCGTCCCAAGTCCGTTACCACCGATATGCTGGAGAAGTGGGCGGAAGAAGGCGGCCGCAAGTTCTAG
- the amrA gene encoding AmmeMemoRadiSam system protein A: MNNKLTAREKNQLLKLAREAIINCVREVIPKKKEVTDENLQSHQGCFVSIKVNGTLRGCIGNFTSEKPLYKLVQEMAVSAATRDPRFYPMKEQDLENFDMEISVLSPLQKISSIEEIEVGTHGLYIEKNFSRGVLLPQVAVEFGWDRETFLCQTCIKAGLKPEDWKEGTDIYIFSAEVFCEKAHS; this comes from the coding sequence GTGAACAACAAACTGACTGCCAGAGAAAAAAATCAACTCCTGAAACTAGCAAGAGAGGCCATCATCAACTGTGTGCGTGAAGTTATCCCCAAAAAAAAGGAGGTAACCGATGAAAACCTTCAATCCCATCAGGGTTGCTTTGTCAGCATAAAAGTTAACGGAACGCTGCGCGGCTGCATCGGCAATTTTACGTCAGAGAAACCGCTTTATAAACTGGTACAGGAAATGGCGGTTTCTGCTGCTACGCGGGATCCCCGATTCTATCCGATGAAAGAGCAAGACCTGGAAAATTTCGACATGGAGATTTCAGTCCTTTCCCCCTTGCAAAAGATTTCCTCAATCGAAGAGATTGAAGTAGGGACGCATGGATTGTATATTGAGAAAAATTTTTCCCGCGGCGTCCTGCTCCCCCAGGTAGCAGTCGAATTCGGATGGGACAGGGAAACCTTTCTCTGCCAGACCTGCATTAAAGCCGGGCTAAAACCGGAAGACTGGAAGGAAGGGACCGACATCTATATCTTCAGTGCCGAAGTATTCTGCGAAAAAGCTCATAGCTAA